Within Hyla sarda isolate aHylSar1 chromosome 7, aHylSar1.hap1, whole genome shotgun sequence, the genomic segment TATAAGgggatttttatatatttatatttttatttatttgttctttTTAATCAATTGTTATTTACCACTGTGTCACCACCGACAGAGAatctgcaagggccctgcggcaTCTCTCTGTTTACACAGTATCTGACTTGTAATATAATTTTCAATAaataaccttttaaccctatggtCTAACTATTCTTTCACCTGTGTATTGTGTCTATCTCCTCTTTCTCTCCCTCCTCTTATTTCctttctatccccccccccttgtttagTCAATTCTCTATCCATTTACTCAATTTTTCTATTTCCCCATCTTTCTCCACCTTGTCTCCAGATTATCCCTACATAGGAAGTACTTGAGGACTGTATCTCTCTTTGTTCTACAATATATTTACACTTTTTCAGCACTTTGGGttttcagtgccagttaacctcagtctcttatctatctcatccCCTTGTGAGCTGCACACCCCTTTCTTTAGTAAGTCATTTAACAGACCAGGATGGACGTCTGAGCAATCTGTGCGGGATGTCATAAGCCTCAAGCTGTGGACCTGtcattttaaaaggggtattccaggcaaaaacatcttctcccttatccaaaggataggggataagatgtctgattgcgggggcccgccgatgggaccccctgcgatcttcctgcagcacccgcattctatgcgtctccagtttcggaaacctccgggtttctgggactggagacgtcacaccacaccccttccattcctgtctatgggagagggcgtgatggccatcatgcctgctcccatagacatgaatggagggggcatggcgtgacgtctccAGTCCGTCCGGGAAACCCAGAAGTTTGCGAAACTGGGGACGCAGCCCTGCGGGTGCTGCaggtagatcgcagggggtccagcagcccccccccccccgcgatcagtcatcttatctcctatcctttggataagggagaaGATGCTTTTGCCTGGATCTGTATAGTTAGCAAGATATTGATAAATGATTCACGTTGTTAGTGTACACCGGTGTCTTGAAGTCGTAGTTTATGTCATGATGTTTTCTTGAGGCTCCATATGTAATATGTTACTTTGCCTTCCTAGGAGCAGAAGTTGGCATCAGCACAGCCAGGATCCATGCCCGGGGGCCGGTGGGAATAGAAGGACTTCTTACAACCAAGTGGTTACTGCGTGGAGAGAATCATGTGGTCTCCGACTTCTCCGAGCACGGAAGTATGAAGTATCTACATGAGAGCGTTCCCATACCACAGAGGACCAGCAGCTAGAAAACCAGACTGACCTCTGCCAGTACAGACCTCATCTAGTGTCAGGGATTATAAAGCAGTCGCTATGCTAAAATAGGCAATGGCTGTGTGCTCCTATGTGAGATTAAGAAACtatgcaccttaataaaataaaagaacccccccccctcccagtaccGCTGTGCTCCCGCTGGTGACTGCCTTTGGTCACAGTAATGGTCTTGGTCAGTGACTAGCACTTGTCATACTGTTCTTACAGGGCTCACAGATTAGAGCTCCTGCTGACTAGTTTTTAATATTAGGAATGAAATCCCATAGAGATTTGAAAATTCTTTTAAATGTTTTAGAGCCAACGCGGTTCTTAATTGAAATGCATTTATTCTAACGGAGATCTGTTTATAGAGACAGGTTAAGATATTCCCGATGGTCCAAATAAAAGGACAGGCCAGTGttagcaactctaaagcttaggTCCCTTTTGCAGTGCTTAATGGACTAGAATTATCAGGGAATCTGAAAATACCATTTCATTGTTTTCAATTCTTAAAATAtttttggtactttttttttttcttaatagaaATTTCTAACTTTGTACAGTTGGTTCTTTGTGACCGAACGGTTAAGAAATGGaattgggaaatgttttattccaCTCAATAAATTTTTGTCTAGAACTTGAAAATGTTCTGCCTCCAGTAACTAATTATATaatagatgttaaaggggtactccggtggaaaacaaatgttatcagatcaactggtgccaaaaagttaaacagatttgtaaatgacttttcttaaaaaaaatctcaacccttccagtacttatcagctgctgtatgctccagaggaagttgtgtagttcttttctctcTAACCAAAGTGCTCTCGgcttccacctctgtccatgtcaggaactgtccagatgagaagcaaatccccatagaaaacctctcctgctctgaacagttcctgacaaggacagaggtgtcagcagagaacactgtggtcagactggaaagaacttcactaatttctctgtagtatatctgtagtatacagcagctaataagcaatttacaaatctgtttcacttactGTAGAGGAGTCAACATGGGAAAAGCAGGGGGTTCTCAACAAAGTTCCACCAACCTGGGTTTGTCATTATGTGCcggtctaagccagtgtttccaaaccagtgtgcctccaatggttgcaaaactacaacttccagcatgcccagacagcctttggcatgtgaATGAAGTCCTGCCCACATACAATGGCCAATGAGCACACCATTTTTCCAGGACCGTTTTTGCATCACCAGCAAAATCATGCAGCTATTGGCCACTCCATGTGGTAGAATTTTTGTATgcccagctccgctgagctgccggcactgttttactttcattttgtcTAAGGGGTtcatgccgggcatcaccgcgatcgataATGTCCAGCATAAGACACGGGTCCCAGCggctgatagctgccgggacaATTCAgctatgatgcagggtcagctcctgagcccccgtcatagaaggggagcgggtgtAGGGTGTACCCCTGCAATCTTTCCTGCTGCCCCTGAGTCATCATCTACAGAGCTAAGTTTGTTCTGTGATGACTGAtccttggatagggtataagatgtctaggggcggagtaccccttttaagcattaTCCATAGGTTATATATAGTTATCATATATAGTTTATTTTCTGATAACTTGTATTATTTATTACTAGTATCTGATCAATGTTGGAGACGGCATGTCTTGATTGTCTTATACTAATGGACAATATCATGACTTAACCTAGTGGTAATCCGCAAACCACATGAAATGGTTCTCAGGGAGGTTCTGCATATGAGTGGACCTCTCATGGTGGTGGTTGGGGTATCTTCTGCAGAATGGCTTCTCTGTGTCCTGCCTTCCTCTGTAAGAGATTTGCGCACTTGTTAAACCATAATAACTTGTTGCTCTAGGTGGCTGGTCGTGGCATAGAAGGTTAAAATTTCGAGAGCTGTGCTGTCTTCTTTCAAATGGAGTTTTCTTTCGCCCAAGACCCTGAAATATAAGACACAAGTGGTTATAGACATACAGATATTCCGGTCTCTGCCACTCAAAATGGAAATGAATCTCCCTTTTTGTTCCTGCAATCCTGAGGCTTAgtttccactttgttttttttctggcagtttttggaatactgccactgcagtttttgagttaaagtcagaagtggatccataaggtagaagtataagtccttcctttatatgtcctattactttttaatacacttctggctttggctaaaaaactgcagcggcagcaatccaaaaactgccagaaaaaaaactggaaacttagcctaaccctCATTTATACTTCCTGATTTATGTGGTTTGCTGCCCAACAACAAAGGCTTTCCTGAATATACTTACAGAATCCAGGTATTCTCCTGCGCCCTGTAGTATGTTCCTATTGTCATGTGCGGAGAAAGGGAATCCATCTTGCGCTTGATTCTGTAATATAATTTAAAGACTGAGCTCACTCCATCTACAGACACAATGAAGATGCTGATAAGTCCTTCTAAAAGATTTTCCTTCTTTAATTTATTAGGATGTGTCctaaatttcataaaaaaatgctGAACTTTTGAGTAAAGTAAATGTTACGTATAATGTACTGATTCTGTGTTGTATTCTGCTCCAGAGCTACATTTACAGCAAAACCTAAATGGGCAACGTCACTTGGGAAAACGtttgagacatgtcaaaagttttgatcagtcgagTCTGAGTGTACAGACCTTCACTGATCAGGAGAATGAGCCGCGGGAAGTCCGGACTCAGCACATTCTCCCCTTGGCTCGGTGTTAGGTGATCTCAATGTCAGTCTATGAAACATGTCTTGATCATGTGACACAACAGATGTGACATGCACACAAGGTACCTAACTGTTCCATTATGGTTTGGTCCTTTGCCAGTCCTGCTCAGAGGGCTTTGTGTATGGACTAGACCTCAGCAATCTACAGCACCGATTCAGACAGCGGAATATTCACGCAGAAAATTTCCAGGGGGACATTTTGTGGGCAGAAAGCAcaaggtagggctgggcggtatggccaaatatgtgtatcgcggtatttttgtaacttatggcagttccacggtatataactgtattcactaccccccccccccccccccaaaattattagcccagcgctgcgctgtccccatcggggtactacttacatcacccgcaagcgctgctctcctcgtcctcctgtttgttgcgggccaccggcgctgacactctatactgtatccccatgaccgggctgcaaaaggtaaacaaaataaactttaacgaatgttcctacgttggccttacgctcttcctggagACGTGAACATCGGAGAGCCGtcggcctatcaccggccgcagcgatgttccgcctcggccagtgagaggctgagcgcactgtcatgtaacaagccggcttcttacatgacagtctactcaacctatcactggccgaggcggaacatcgctgcggccagttatAGGTTGACAgctttccgacgttccattccctaggaagctgatccggaccgacggggaaggtgagttaaagtttattttgtttaccttttgcagcccggggatAGGGAtaaagtatagagcagtggtcttcaacctgcggatctccagatgttgcaaaactacaactcccagcatgcccggacagccaacggctgtccgggcatgctgggagttgtaattttgcaacatctggaggtttcaGACCACTATTATAGCGTCTATGGAACGCATATGCGTATCACTCAGTCATCAGTAGTGATTTGGGGCAATTGGACAGTCCTGGATGATAAAAAAGGTAGATAATAATATGTTTCATGAAACAATAAAAGATGGATGGTCAGACCATCCATCTTTTATTGTTTCATGAAACATCTTATGCCCCAAATCACTACTGACGACTGAGCGTTCCATAGACCGGAAGTCGCCGCCACTTCCGGTTTTCCGTTTTTCGTAATCtttcttattttttcatttattagtTGCTTAATCATCTATTTCCACTCACCATCCTCCTAACCATCCCACCTGAGGCTGCGTTTACCATTATCGGTGGTCTCAGTGTCTGGTTTCATATGCGTTCCACCGACCAGACGTGAAGTCAGTGTACTTCCGGCCCGGACAATATAAAATGAGCGCATCGCGCTCTAGATGTCAGTGGCGTCCTCCACCTCGAGGAATCACTGGTGATATCTTCTGCTGCTTCATCCAGTAAGTAACCTGCATCTTTCTTATCTGGTATTATAATACCCCTTATGGGATGAGGTGGAATATGTGTCTTATATCCATGTATCTCTTTTTCTCCAGCCCCACTTGGGTTATAGGTGATTTCACCTACCTGCACTGTGACTTTTTGGCTGCTATCTTCCTGAATTAACCACTTCAGCCACTAGCAGGTACTTTCATTATAGAATATGGGGGCCCTATTACATTTATTATCATCATCAGTATTATTTTACCTTATTTTGTATCTGATTTCTATTTATCCTCAGTCTGTCTGTTTCCTTGTGCATTTGGGTCCATACCTGTACCTAATCATCCGGCACAATCAGGTCCGGAATTTAGTGACTATAGGTAAGCTACTTACCTGTGGGTCAAATACACACTCACTGATTTTTGTATTGACCCTTACCACCTCTCTATTTCAATTTTAGAGACCGTCTTTTGCACTGTTACACCTTCTATTATTAcaataatcatccagcatctaTCTGATAGGTAAGCTTGAGTATTATCTACCTTATATACTTGTGTCTTGTatcttattttatatttatatacctGTGTTCTGTATCTTATACTGAATACACGCATTATCATTTTTCAGGGTTGCTGTGCATCTTGGTTTGAATCTGGATCCCCTGGGATTTCATTTTATATTATTCAATAGTTCTGATCAATACAGTTGTGTCCCAGTGTCCATTACttaatgttatatgttacattcTTCTTGTCACTATTCCTTATCATCTGACCGTACTACTGACTGCATACGACAGTGCCTGACAAACTTAACTTACTCTCTATTCTATTTGTGTTACTGTTTTTTGGTACTAGATCTTGCATATTGATAGTATTACCAATTCATGTTTACTCCCTGATGAGTCCTGCACATTACAggatgaaacgcgttggagttctGCCACCATCTGCTTTTAATTCCCTTACCCTATCCACACTATATTAGGAAGGGCCTATTGTAGGTAGCCAAGATTAGGTTTTCACCTGTACCCTTTTTCCCATTCCCTGACATTGATGGTGATATTATGGTAACTTCATTTTTGATATTTCATGTTTGATTTacaagtaaaagttatgttttatcctCTTACCTGATTGGTGTACTCTATTTGTGGATATAATCCTGGGAGGGGCTACAAAGCCTTGTAACTCAGAACCTGGAAATCTCTGGCCGTAATAACCTGCCTGGAAATCTCTGGCCATAATAGATTAGGCCTTAGATTCCTCAGTATGAACCAAgcctagcattttttttttattattttattttagtgaCTACAGGTCATTTTTAGGGTTATTGGTGGAAAAGCAACCAGCAAACAAGAATCCATCCAGAGCTGGATTCACACAGCAAATTACATGCATGCATTCTTGCATACGTATTGTGGCTTCCAGTCCTGGTGTGAATGTGGGTCCTATGACCTGACAGTACAAGTCATCAGACAGGTTCGGACTTCAGGGGAGGACTGTCATGCTACAACCAAAGTTTCCATGTAGCCCTAGCCTAGAGATGGTATTGTGTCCCCAAAGGAAATGAGAGGTCACCAGATAGAGTTGTGGAGAGAGAGCAGAAAAAATTGAAAACCGGAATAATAGCGCAATCCACTTCGATGTTGGTTTCAAATAAACATCATCTTTATTAAAGCCAAATCACAACGCGTTCCTCAGGTAGAAAAACAGGCTTACAACAGGCTTTTttttacctgaggaagaggcatGTGCAAGCCTCGAAACGTGTTGT encodes:
- the TEX36 gene encoding testis-expressed protein 36, giving the protein MPKGRLCNPCIEKDGIWFPHIGVSRKLPMTGTQEMLYRASWRETRLPHLCTAGNKNQAQDGFPFSAHDNRNILQGAGEYLDSGLGRKKTPFERRQHSSRNFNLLCHDQPPRATSYYGLTSAQISYRGRQDTEKPFCRRYPNHHHERSTHMQNLPENHFMWFADYH